The following is a genomic window from Bacteroidia bacterium.
AAAGGTAAACTGCTGGGCATCCTGGATATTGTCAACGGCCGATCCGGCAGCTGCCATAAGTGATCCATACAGGAAAAATCCTCCCAGAAAATAAATCGGGAAAAACCAGAGCACCGTCCAGTCAAACTGTTGAATCTCTTCCATTATGGTCAATACCATATTTTCATCTACCTGCTCCATTCCCGGCTGGCCCATAGCCTGGGGATCCACTGCTCCCATAAATGGCGTCATCACCATCATTACTGTTACCGACAGTACCATCCATAGTAAAAACTGTGTAATACCGACAGAAGCGATCGCCAGAACTTTTCCGAGCAATAGGTCAAAGGGTTTGACGGAAGAAATAATGACCTCTACGATGCGGTTGGATTTTTCTTCGATCACTCCCTGCATGAGTATTGAGCCATAAATTCCCATCAGCATATACATCAAAAAGCAGACTGCGTAACCGATTCCCGTTGCAATGGCCACGTTTGTCTGGACTTCTTCGCCATCTTCCTTTACTTTTCTCGTTTTAATATCGAGATCAAAATCTACGGCATCCAGTTGCGCTTCCGTAATTCCTGCCTGCTCATTTTTGTATTCCCTTACAGCAGTATTCAGTTGTTGTTTCAGCTCGGAAATTGCCTGACGGCTTGGGTTTTTAGCACCTACGATAACCGCCGTTCCGCTTTTTTTGTCCAGCAGGGTTTCGGAGATGGTCAGGTACAACTCATTTTTACTCCGGGATACCCTGGCCCGGAGACTGTCTTCCGAAAGATTGGTTTGTTCAAACTTCAGGATTTCGCCCGGCTTGAGGCGGGAGACGATCTGCGGCACGTCTGAGGCCTGAATGAGTACGGTATAGGCTTCTTTCTCTACAAAAGCTGCCGACAATATCTGAATCAGAAATATGGCGGCAAACCCCAGCGGAACCAGGAATGTGCTGATGAGGAAAGTTTTCTTTTTGACAATATTTAAATATTCTCTCTTGAGTATAATCCAGATGGTATTCATGTGAATGTTTTTTCCGGTTGATCAATCAGGCGTTACTTACCAATTCGATAAAAATATCGTTGAGTCGGGGAAGGTGGAGTTCAAAACTATTGATAGTCAGCGGACTATCGGCAAGATGCCGCATCAGGTCATTGCCAGAGAAGCCGGGCTTCAACTGCACCATGACAAACTTTTCATTAGTCGCCGATACATTGACCATATCCAGGCTTTTCCACCAGGAGGAATCACCGGTATAGACAATTTTGTACAAATCTTTCTGAAACTGTTGTCTTACGGTTTGAATATCATTTTCTATCATGACTTTGCCTTTATTGATCAGGGCAATATAATCACACAACTCTTCGACCTGTTCCAGCCGGTGAGTAGAGAAAATGATCGTCGTCCCCTGTTCTTTCAGCAAGCGTATTTCCTGTTCGATCGCCCGGGCGTTGACGGGATCAAGTCCGGAAAATGGTTCGTCGAGAATCAACAACTGGGGTTTGTGCGCCACGGTGGTGATAAACTGCACTTTTTGTTGCATCCCTTTGGAAAGGTCAGAAGTTTTATGGCCTGCCCAGTCTGTGAGACCAAGTTTTTGCAACCATTGATCGGCGGCAGTAGTCGCATCTTTTGTGGTCATCCCTTTCAGGCTGAGGAGATAGACAATCTGTTCCTTTACCTTCATTTTTTTGTAAAGGCCGCGTTCTTCAGGCATATAACCGGTAAACCGGGCATGAGTGGGATCGAGCAGCGCGCCGTTAAAAAATATTTTTCCTTCATCCGGCGCGGTAATGCCGGTGATCATACGGATAATAGACGTTTTTCCAGCGCCATTGGGGCCCAGTAGGCCGTAAATTTTTCCTTTGGGGATTTTCAGTGAAACCTTATCGACCGCACGATAGGTGTCATAAGACTTGGAAACTTCACTGATGTTGAGAAAGGGTTCCGACATTTGGGAAATTTGTTTTTCCTCTTAGTCGCTATTATTCGGTTTGTATTACAGAAATACTTCCAAAATCTACATTACAAATAATTTTCATACACTTTTCGGGGTTTTGCTCACAGGCTTTATTGGCATACACCCCTTTTTTCAGTTCTTTAAACGAATCAGATACATCCACAGAAGCAAAAAAACCTGTCTTCAGTGTCAACTGTGTCGGCTGTCGCGGGTCAAGTACCAGCGTACAACTGCCTACACCTGATTGGAGATATACCGTCGAATTTGATTTATAGCTGCTACCGAAAATCAATTTGGTAGCGCCCATATCATTCTGAATCGTAATGAGATCAGCCCGCGCCATTTCAAGGTTTTTCAACGTAAGGTCTGCACTCGCTGCGTGGATGTCCATTTTTTTCATCTCGGTCTGGTTGGGAGATGTATAAGTCACCACCACATTTGAGAAGGCAGAATTAACAGAAACATTGTTGAGCGTAAGCCCGGAAAGATCCAGCATTGAACCCCCAACCCCCAGATCTACATATAAGTCAGTGGAAAGAGAGGGATCAGGCAAAAATTCAGATTTATAGGCGCTTTTATCGGAAAATACGTCCAGATTGGTCATCTGATCTGTAAACCGCATGCGGGCAGTGGGAGAAGGCGCTGCTGATTTCGCATTTAAGGTAGATTCGAGGCGGATGGTACGAAACTGATTGCCATTGGCATTTGCGCGGGTGATGACCTGATGATGAACAAAGCTATCGGGAGCAAAAAGCCGGGAATAGCTGGTGCCGCAAGAGCCGGAAGATTGCATATACATTTCTCCTACGGGAATTTCCAGATTCAGATAAATATGAGAAATCGATTCGTCCGTAGGAATCGTATCCGCCCTGTAAATCGTCTGAGCTGAAAGGATATTCAGCACAAAATAAACAGTTGGGAGAGATATTAGTTTCCTGATGTTCATAGCATTTATCATTACGTATTCCTTTTCTTAAAGGTTAAATCACAAGTTCACCCATACATACACATAGCGCTTAACCGGAGGAAAGGATCCAGACGATTATCAATCAGGATTCAACGATAATTTGCGCGAAAATATATAAGATTGAAAAAAAAACCTTGCTAAATTTACACATAAAGACCTTTGTTTTACCTATATGCCACTTGAATTAAGAGATATAGAACCATTTTACGGTTGGTTGGAAATTTACAGCCATGATCAGGACGAGCTTTCGCCATTCCACGAAGTTCAGCATAATATGTTTTATTACGACCGTTCGATCAATAATATCCCGGCGCATCCGTTGTGGGATGACATTGGTTCGGAAAGTCTGCTGGTGAAAATCCTTTATGCAAACTACCAGGAAGGATATGCCATCATCGAACTTTTTGGAGAGTGGAACGATCTGTTTGAAAATGACTATAAACTATTCGGTGAAAATTGCCTTACCTACCTGATTGACAACGGAATTGATAAATTTATACTGATTTGCGAAAATGTTTTTCATATTTACCTGGAAACTGACGACTATTATCAGGCGATTCAGGAGGAAATGGAAGACGGATGGATTTGTATTTTAAAGGCAAAAGAAGAGGTGCGCGAAGACATGATCCAATATGGTGTATCGCCTTATTTTTTCTGGAGTCCGGTTTTAGATGAGATAAACTGGCGGAAATTAAAACCTTTCCAGTTATTTTCGCTTGTTACAGCCCGAATGGGCAAAGTCCTTGAGTAAAAACGCAGAAATTGTACAACTTGAAGGAAAATTGTATATTCAATCCTTTATGAAACCGGGAATTTATATCATGCTGAAAAATCAACTTGCTATCTGGATATTTGCTTTTGTAGTTATTTTTTCCGGTAGGCCGGCCTACGCCCAATACAAACCAGATACCTCGCTCACCTATGCGACTTTTCTCAAGGAATGTCAGGAGTTTGCGCGTAGTGCCAGGCAGGAAGTCTGGGTGGTAAATTTTTGGGCCAGCTACAATGGGGCCTCACTCTATACGCTTCCTGATCTCAAACGTGTATATGATGAGTACCGAAATAAGCCTGTAAGATTTATCAGCATTTCTGTGGATAAGGTTCGCTCCAACTGGGAAAAACGCCTCCCTCAATATGAAATGCCCTGGGAACAACTTTTCCTTCCCTATGAGTCTGACTATGCTTTTCTCAAAAATGCATTTGCCCACAATTCTCTTCCAGGCTTATTTCTGGTGAATTCCCGCGCACAGGTACAGCGCGTTCATGATACCAACGAATTGCGGTCTGCCCTTGATCTTGAAACGCAAAACCTGCCCAACAGACCCTGGCAGCCCATGGGCCTTTCTCCCGAATACGAGCCGCCA
Proteins encoded in this region:
- a CDS encoding ABC transporter permease; this translates as MNTIWIILKREYLNIVKKKTFLISTFLVPLGFAAIFLIQILSAAFVEKEAYTVLIQASDVPQIVSRLKPGEILKFEQTNLSEDSLRARVSRSKNELYLTISETLLDKKSGTAVIVGAKNPSRQAISELKQQLNTAVREYKNEQAGITEAQLDAVDFDLDIKTRKVKEDGEEVQTNVAIATGIGYAVCFLMYMLMGIYGSILMQGVIEEKSNRIVEVIISSVKPFDLLLGKVLAIASVGITQFLLWMVLSVTVMMVMTPFMGAVDPQAMGQPGMEQVDENMVLTIMEEIQQFDWTVLWFFPIYFLGGFFLYGSLMAAAGSAVDNIQDAQQFTFPITIPMMLPLLFVLNIIQNPNGVFAIAASLIPFFSPMAMLVRMSLTDVPWYEVVLSIAILIASFLGCVWLAARVYRTGILMYGKKPSFKEVFRWVKYRQ
- a CDS encoding ATP-binding cassette domain-containing protein; amino-acid sequence: MSEPFLNISEVSKSYDTYRAVDKVSLKIPKGKIYGLLGPNGAGKTSIIRMITGITAPDEGKIFFNGALLDPTHARFTGYMPEERGLYKKMKVKEQIVYLLSLKGMTTKDATTAADQWLQKLGLTDWAGHKTSDLSKGMQQKVQFITTVAHKPQLLILDEPFSGLDPVNARAIEQEIRLLKEQGTTIIFSTHRLEQVEELCDYIALINKGKVMIENDIQTVRQQFQKDLYKIVYTGDSSWWKSLDMVNVSATNEKFVMVQLKPGFSGNDLMRHLADSPLTINSFELHLPRLNDIFIELVSNA
- a CDS encoding LysM peptidoglycan-binding domain-containing protein, with amino-acid sequence MKPGIYIMLKNQLAIWIFAFVVIFSGRPAYAQYKPDTSLTYATFLKECQEFARSARQEVWVVNFWASYNGASLYTLPDLKRVYDEYRNKPVRFISISVDKVRSNWEKRLPQYEMPWEQLFLPYESDYAFLKNAFAHNSLPGLFLVNSRAQVQRVHDTNELRSALDLETQNLPNRPWQPMGLSPEYEPPTPPVREEKLGTTKTPGTEISGGWVMHTVKPSETLFSLYRQYGVSVSEIKRINGLTSNTIKVGQKLRIKEN